The Deltaproteobacteria bacterium genomic interval GTATTAAGTAAATTTACTCAATACATTGAGTAAATGGCTTACCGAGCGGTATATAGTTTTTAAGTAAATTTTTACAGAATGGCTACTTAGCAGGTTAGCAGCGGAATGGGGGTGAAACATGGAAAACAAGCCTGATTATCTCGGACACCGGAAGCGGTTGCGGGAGCGGTTTCGCAAAAACGGAACCGAGGGGATGCATGACTATGAAGTTTTGGAACTCCTGCTGACCTACGCCATCCCGCGGAAGGATGTCAAGCCAATCGCCAAGGATCTCCTCAAACGCTTCGGCAGCCTCTCCGGGGTCCTGGATGCGGGGCAGAAAGAACTGGAAGAAGTTGCCAATATCGGCCCCATTTCCTCGACCCTCATCCGTCTGGTCAAAGAGACCTGTGGAATTTATCTGGCCAAGAAGATGAGGAATAAAGACGTGCTATCTTCTCCCCAGGCCGTACTCGATTTCGCCCGGGTAAAACTGGCCGGTCTTCCCCATGAGGCTTT includes:
- the radC gene encoding DNA repair protein RadC, which encodes MENKPDYLGHRKRLRERFRKNGTEGMHDYEVLELLLTYAIPRKDVKPIAKDLLKRFGSLSGVLDAGQKELEEVANIGPISSTLIRLVKETCGIYLAKKMRNKDVLSSPQAVLDFARVKLAGLPHEAFMVIFLNAKNKVLDYKVLQEGTVDRAVIYPRRMVEEALAHHAAGIILVHNHPSGDSEPSPEDKQLTRSLTEAARTIDLRVLDHIIVGKEGYCSFLESRLMTGSENSK